CTGCAAGAAATCCGCACAGGTAGGCTGGACGCAGGCTGTCATCCTGAACCTGCTGGGCTGGCTGATCCACATCCGCAAGGGCACCACTATCGTGATGTTCCCGAAGGCGGCAGCGGCGCAGAACTTCAACCTGGAAAAATTCGAGCCGATGGTGGAAGGCACGCCCGAGCTGGCGGCCATCATCCCGACAGGGCGACGCAACAAGGACAACAAGCAGCTGTTCAAGAACTTTGTCGGCGGCTTCATCAAGTTTGTCGGCAGCAATTCAATCGCGGATGTGAAATCCACCAGTGCCCGCAATCTGGTCATCGAAGAACCCGATGACTGCAACCTGAACCTGCGCGGCCAAGGCAATGCCATCACCCTGCTGGAAGAACGAGGGAAAAGCTACCGTGATGCCAAGCTGCTGATCGGTGGCACCCCGTCCATCAAGGGCATTTCCGCCATTGATACCGAGTTTGAGCGCAGCAGCCAGCATTACTGGCATGTCCCCTGCCCGGACTGCGACGAATTTCAGGTGCTGGTGTGGGATCAGGTGCGCTGGAGCAAGGCCGATAGCGAAACCGACCCGCTCTACGGACGGCATCAGCCGGAAACGGCCCGCTACTGCTGCGCGCACTGTGGCAGCCTCTGGACAAACGACCAGAAAAACGCTGCCATCCGCAAGGGAAAACCTGTCGCCCATGCCGAATTTCGCGGCATTCTCGGTCTGGCTCTCAACGAACTTTACTCGCTGATGCATAACAGCCGGATGTCCGAGCTGGTCGGCAAGTTCGTGCAGGCCCACCAGAAGCTCAAAGCGGGTGATCCAGGCGAAATGATCGTGTTTCACAACGCCACGCTCGGCCTGAGCTGGGAATTCAAGTTCCGCCAGTCGTCACCGGACGACCTGCGCGAACGCGGACTGGATTACCCGCCGATGACTGTGCCGCGTGGCGGTCTGGTCATTACCGCCGGGGTGGACGTGCAGCACAACCGGCTGGCCGTGGTCATGCGGGCATGGGGGCGTGGTGAAGAATCCTGGCTGGTGCAGTGGACAGAAATCGACGGCAACCCGCTCGATCTGGCGCCCCACGATGCCGACGGCACCCCGCGCACTACGGTCTGGGACAAGCTCGACGCCCTGCTGTTTTCGCCCATCCGCCACGCGGACGGTTTTTACATGCAGGTCAGCGCCGTCAGCATTGATGCCGGCGACGGCACAACCTCGGATGCGGTCTACAGCTGGGTACGCAAGCAACGCTACCGCGAAGGCGTGCGCGTCATGGCCGTGCGTGGCGCCCGCTCGCCCATTGCGGAAATCTTTGCCAAGCCCAAGGCGCCGATTGATACCGACTACCGCAATACCAAGTCGAGCAAGTATGGCCTGCGTGTCTACGAAGTCGGGGTCAGCAAGGCAAAAGACCTGCTGATCGGTGCCGAAGGCCGCATCACACTGACCGGATTCGGGCCGGGGCGCATGCACTTTACCCGCCACGTAAGGCAGGACTACTGCGAGCAGCTGCTGTCCGAGCGCAAGGTGCCCAAGCGGCAAAGCTCGGGTCAATACGCCGTCAACGAACTGGTCTGGCAGCGCCTGGCCGGCGTCCGTAATGAAGTACTGGACTGTGAAAACTACAACCTGCACGCCGCCCG
The DNA window shown above is from Laribacter hongkongensis DSM 14985 and carries:
- a CDS encoding phage terminase large subunit family protein — translated: MSTKESAFVGRFSFGLNPYFRWFLTELQRRDVTRGVCKKSAQVGWTQAVILNLLGWLIHIRKGTTIVMFPKAAAAQNFNLEKFEPMVEGTPELAAIIPTGRRNKDNKQLFKNFVGGFIKFVGSNSIADVKSTSARNLVIEEPDDCNLNLRGQGNAITLLEERGKSYRDAKLLIGGTPSIKGISAIDTEFERSSQHYWHVPCPDCDEFQVLVWDQVRWSKADSETDPLYGRHQPETARYCCAHCGSLWTNDQKNAAIRKGKPVAHAEFRGILGLALNELYSLMHNSRMSELVGKFVQAHQKLKAGDPGEMIVFHNATLGLSWEFKFRQSSPDDLRERGLDYPPMTVPRGGLVITAGVDVQHNRLAVVMRAWGRGEESWLVQWTEIDGNPLDLAPHDADGTPRTTVWDKLDALLFSPIRHADGFYMQVSAVSIDAGDGTTSDAVYSWVRKQRYREGVRVMAVRGARSPIAEIFAKPKAPIDTDYRNTKSSKYGLRVYEVGVSKAKDLLIGAEGRITLTGFGPGRMHFTRHVRQDYCEQLLSERKVPKRQSSGQYAVNELVWQRLAGVRNEVLDCENYNLHAARSLKLHTRTEAQWAQLEADLRQDGLFADPPAMTAPAPAKPAINDSPDDEYEPVVSSFLE